Genomic window (Capricornis sumatraensis isolate serow.1 chromosome 1, serow.2, whole genome shotgun sequence):
GCGGCAGCAGCTGGgctggcaggaggagatgggcacGCAGCAGGCGGGGCGGCACACGGGGCGACAAAGGAGGGACACAGAGGAAGAGGGTCTGCAGCAGGACGAGGGGGCTGAGCAGAGGGAGGCCTCACAGCACACGGGCCTGCAGCAAACAGGTGTGCAGCAGACGGGCCTGCAGCAAACAGGCCTGCAGCAGACGGGCCTGCAGCAGACGGGCTCACAGCAGGCCTGCTGGCAGGGGGAGGAGGTGCAGCAGGAGGGCTGGCAGCTGGACTGCTGGCAACATGAGGAGGTTGAGCAGGGGGAAGCCTCACAGCAGACAGGACTGCAGCAGACAAGAGTGCAGTAGACAGGCCTGCAGCAGACGGGTTCACAGCAGGCCTGCTGGCAGGGGGAGGAGGTGCAGCAGGAGGGCTGGCAGCTAGACTGCTGGCAGCACAAGGCTGGGCAGGAGCTGCTACAGGCTGCCTGGCAGCAGGGGCTGGACTCACAGCTCACTGGGGCACAGAGGAGGGTCAGGCGGGGGGCCGGGGCGCAGCAGCTGGGGCCACAGCAGGGGGGCTCGCAGCAGCTCTCTGGACAGGCATAGCTCAGGTCGCTGGAGCAGATGGACAGGGTGGAGGCTGCCATGGTGGAGGcggtggggctggaggagggtttgagtgtgtgtgagtgtacgaGCTGTGTGTGTGAGGTGCTTGGGGATGTAGGGCTTTTATACCTGGGCCTGGCTTGTGTTGTCCCCAAAGGAGACTCCCAGGCCCTCTCTTCCTTGTTGGGGTTGACAGCTGGCAACCTGAGCCCCTCATTAGTGCTGGCATAGTTTCCACAATTGTTTTCACTCATTAAACCCGTGAGCGTAAATATCCCATGTTGCAGGATGGTTTCCCATTTCTGCTTTGCTTGGCTCCAGAAAAGATATAGAAAATATCTAGGTAAGATCCTAAatgaaatgaaccctgaatattcattggaaggactgatgctgcagctgaagctccaatcctttggccacctgattcaaagagctgactcattagaaaagaccttggtgctgcgCAAGattaaagcaggaggagaagaggacacaaAGGACGAGTTGGTTAGATAGcaacattgactcaatggacaagactttgtgcaagctctgggagatggtgaaggacagggaagcctgctgtgctgtagtccatggggtcctgaagagcgagacacgactgagtgtctgaacaacaGGAACAGTGCTGGGTGAGGTTTAGAGGTGATCGTGTCTAAATTGGTGAATTTAGATGTCGCAGCTCTCCCCTGTTTGAGGTACAGTACTTCAATATTATTTTGACTTTTACGCATTTTTAAACTTAGGTGTCAAGTGACATGTGCACGTCTGTAAAATGCAACTGGTCCAGGGGATGTGACCGTGGAACCAGCTGAGGGTCATGTTCAGCAGGGGCTCATGGAAGGTCCTAGCACTCCCGCCTCAGCAGCTGCTCTGCCAGCAGGAAGCATGGCGAGAGAGACATCCAGTCCCCTGCAGCCCAGCCAGTGTGCCTGAGAGGAGCATTAACGGAGCGTGGGCATACGTGGAGTCTGTTAGGAGATCTCTACAGGGAGCAGCGCTCACAGGTGTCTGAGTCAGGGCCCACGTTCATCAACCTTTCACCCAGACCCAACTGCTCACAGCACACCCTGTGCACCCCACACTTCACAGCCGAGCTAACAAGCCCTAGGCCAGCTTTGCCTTCCTCAAGGGGGATGCCCTGAAAGACTCAGAGAGAGGGAGGGTCTCCTCCTGGAGAGCCCACCTGTGAGCAGCGGAGACTCGAGGACCTCAGAAAACACCCAAAAGTAAAGCTCAGGCAAGAGATGGTTTTCCTTGTGGATACAAGCAGATGTGGTCCCAGGGAGCCTGGAACAGAAAGTCAGCAAGGGCGGACTCTGGGAAAGACGGTGACATCTGGGCAGTGGCCATCACGGAGGCCCTGACCATGGCTGTGGGGTCAGATGACACTGTCTGAGCACCTGTTCTAGGCCAGGTGGTGATCTGAACGCTCTACACCTGCCAAGGCACTTGATTTCACATCCACTCAGCAGGAAAGTTACTGTAATTGGTGAGGAAGcccaggcacagagaagttaagcaaccaTGTCCAGGTCACACAGCCCAAAGTATCAGGACTGGGACTGGAAGCCGCCATCTGTATATAGGATCGAGGCTCTTACCCAGGCCTTCCCCCAGGCCAACTTCAGGGCTACAAGCAGAAGGAAGCACATGTCCAAGGAAGTTTACCACCAGGCAGCTGTGCTGAAAATTTACAACAGAGGCGGGAAACCTCAAAATTAACACCACAGAAAATCAACCCTGTGTTTTTCAGCACAAACACTGCTGGTTCCTCCAATCCACAGAGGGAAAGTGTGCATGCTTGCCCaggggctcagttgtgtccgactctttgtgaccccatggactgtagcctgccaggttcctctgtccatgggattttctggcaagaatactggagggaggtGCAGCTTCTTACTCCAACAGAgtgtagtgaaagttgctcagtcatgtctgactttttgagaccccatagattatacagttcaaggaattctctaggccagaatactggaatgggtagcctttcccttctccaggggatcttcccaacccaggaatcaaacccaggtctcccacattgcaggcagattctttaccagctgagccacaagggaagcccaacagaggTAAAGCATAAATCCCCAAGTATGATGAGAGAAAATTTAACAAACAGACCATGTGTTTCGCGGACAACAAACGTGATCACTCCGTTGCtaacaaggaagaaggaagagccaGGATAGAACAGTAAAGGCATGACTGAACACGAACCACTCTGAGCTGAGTGCACCAAGGTGCGTGTGTTTGGACTGGAAGGGCCTCATGAATTCAAGAGCACTGGATTTTTAGAGCCCACTATAAACatacattcagtcagttcagttcagtcgctcagtcatgtccgactgtgaccccatggactgcaccacgtcTGACCTCCctatcaatcaccaactcctggagtttactcagactcgtgtccattgagtcagggataccatccaaccatctcatcctttatcatccccttcttttcctgccctcaatctttcccccatcagggtcttttcaaatgagtcagctcttcacatcaggtagccaaaggattggagtttcagcttcagcatcagtccttccaatgaacattcaggactgatttcctttaggatggactggttggatctcttgcagtccaagggactctcaggaatcttctccaacaccacagttcaaaagcatcaattcttctgtgctcagctttctttacagtccaactctcacatccatacacaactaccagaaaaaccatagcttgaactggatggacctttgttggcaaagtaatgtctctgctttttaatatgctatctaggttggtcataactttttttctaaggagtaagcgtctttttacttcatggctgcagtcaacatctgcaatgattttggagcccccaaaataaagtctgccactgtttccactgtttctccatctatttgccatgaagtgatgggaccagatgccatgatctttgttttctgaatgttgagctttaagccaatttttttcactctcctctttcactttcatcaagaggctctttagttcttcttcactttctgtcataagggtggtgtcctctacatatctgaggttattgataattctcccggcaatcttgattccagcttgtgcttcagccagcccagcgtttctcatgatgtactctgcatagaagttaaataagcacagtggcaatatacagccttgatgtaccccttttcctatttgtaaccagtctgttgtttcacgtccagttctaactgttgcttcttgacctgcatacagatttcttaagaggaaggtcaggtggtctggtattcccatttcagaatttttcagtttattgtgatccacacagtcaaagactttggcatagtcagtaaagcagaaatagatgtttttctggaactctcttgctttttccataatccatcagatgctggcaatttgatctctggtttctctgccgtttctaaaaccacctggaacatctggtagttcacagttcatgttctgttgaagcctggcttggagaattttgagcattattttgctagcatgtgagatgagtgcaattgtgcgtagtctgagtattctttggcattgcctttcttagggattggaataaaacctcacattttccagtcctgtggccactgctgagttttccaagttggTAGTTTTTAAATGAACCCAATGAAGGGCAGCTCcatctccaggcaggaagaaacGGCTGACAGTCTGGTCTGGAAATGAACTATTACCAGGTGGACCCTGGACCTCTCCCACCAAACAGTGAAAGACACAGAGCATCTAGGGGAGCACTGGGGACTAAGGCTGATTTTTCCCATTTTCAAATTATTACatctttctcctgcattggcaggccaagtCTTTACcagcagtgccacctgggaagccccttgtatCTTTCTCAAGTAAAGAGAACAGCAGTGTATTTTCACATAAGCAAGAGCTTGGAAAACACTCGACTCATGTTTCCCTCTTggagaaacatttaaagaaacaagACAAATGATGGGAGTCCCCTGGAGGTCCcgtggttaaggatccacctcccagtgcaTGGGGTGTGGATTCAgtgcctggtcagggagccaagatcccacactCCCCTCAGCCAGAAAAACCGAAACACAAAAAAGAAGCAATGTGGTAACAAAGTCATTAAAGACTTTATGaagactttctaacaccatacacaaaaataaactcaaaatggatcaaagatctaaacgaaaggccagaaactataaaactcctcgaggagaacataggcaaaacactctccgacataaatcacagcaggatcctctaagacccacctcccagaatactggaaataaaagcaaaataaacaaatgggatctaattaaagttaaaagcttctgcacgcaaaggaaactataagcaaggtgaaaagacatccttcggaatgggagaaaataatagcaaatgaagcaactgacaaacaactaatctcaaaaatatacaagcaactcctgcagctcaattccaggaaaataaacgacccaatcaaaaaataagccaaagaactaaatagacatttctccaaagaagacatacagatggctaacaaacacatgaaaagatgctcaacatcactcattatcagagaaatgcaaatcaaaaccacaatgaggtaccatttcacaccagtcagaatggctgcgatccaaaagtctacaagcaataaatgctgaagagggtgtggagaaaaagggaaccctcctacactgttggtgggaatgcaaactagtatagccactatggagaacagtgtggagattccttaaaaaactgcaaatagaactgccttatgacccagcaatcccactgctgggcatacacactgaggaaaccagaattgaaagagacacgtgtaccacagtgttcatcgcagcactgtttataatagccaggacatggaagcaacctagatgtccatcagcacatgaatggataagaaagctgtgctacatatacacaatggagtattactcaggcattaaaaagaatacatttgaatcagttctaatgaggtggatgaaactggagtctgttatacagagtgaggtaagccagaaaggaaaacatcaatacagtatactaacacatatatatggaatttataaagacggtaataataaccctgtatgagagacagcaaaagagatacagatgcatagaacagacttttggactctgtgggagagggagagggtgggatgatttgggagaatggcattgaaacatgtatacta
Coding sequences:
- the LOC138078567 gene encoding keratin-associated protein 10-8-like, whose amino-acid sequence is MAASTLSICSSDLSYACPESCCEPPCCGPSCCAPAPRLTLLCAPVSCESSPCCQAACSSSCPALCCQQSSCQPSCCTSSPCQQACCEPVCCRPVYCTLVCCSPVCCEASPCSTSSCCQQSSCQPSCCTSSPCQQACCEPVCCRPVCCRPVCCRPVCCTPVCCRPVCCEASLCSAPSSCCRPSSSVSLLCRPVCRPACCVPISSCQPSCCRPASSVSLLCRPVCSRPACCIPTLAPEPCC